CATGAGTAAAACTAGGGACGCTGAGGTCAGCATCCACGCGGTTGCTCCTGTATCAAGCATGGTTGTTTCCTTCCTGCACGGCGCCTACGTCAAGTGGGACTGTAGGTGAGCGCCGCAAGCCGTAAAGCCAAGGCACGCCTTCTTTCTAGACGCCGTAGTAGAGCTGGAATTCGAGGGGGTGGGGGAACGCGCGCATTTGCTGCACTTCGTTCTCATACTTGTATTCGATCCACGTGTCCAGCAGATCCTTCGGGAAGACGCCGCCTGCTGTCAGGAAGTCGTGGTCGGCGCGAAGGGCGTCGAGGGCGCGTGCCAGCGAAGCCGGCACGAAGTTGAGGCCTTCCAGTTCGTCCTCGTCCAAATCGAAGAGGTCCTTTTCGACGGGCGCTGGCGGCTCAATCTTGTTGAGGATCCCGTCGATTCCCGCCATCAGGCACGCGGAGAACGCCAGGTACGGGTTCGCTGCCGCGTCCGGAACACGGAACTCGATCCGCTTCGCGCTGGGCGAGTCCCCGGTGAGCGGGATACGCACTGCTGCAGAGCGGTTTCGCGCCGAGTAGACCAGGGTGACGGGCGCTTCAAACCCGGGAACCAGACGACGGTAAGAGTTCACGGTAGGGTTCGTGAAGGTGACGAGGGCGGGTGCGTGCTTGAGGAGTCCCCCAATGAACCAGCGTGCCTGCTCAGACAAGCCGCCGTAGCCCTTCTCGTCGAAGAAGAGGTTCTTGCCGTCTTTCCACAGGGAAATGTTCGTGTGCATCCCTGAGCCGTTGTCACCAAAGATCGGCTTGGGCATGAAGGTCGCAGTCTTGTGGTCAGCCAGCGCTGTGTTCTTGATGATGTACTTGAACTTCAGCAGGTTGTCGGCGGCGGTGGTGAGGCTCGCAAAGCGGTAGTTGATTTCCTGCTGCCCGGCGGATGCGACCTCGTGGTGAGCACGCTCTATCTTCAGGCCGGCC
This genomic stretch from Schaalia sp. JY-X169 harbors:
- the glnA gene encoding type I glutamate--ammonia ligase — encoded protein: MFSTPQELLEFVAAEGIEYVDCRFCDLFGVQQHFNIPSDVVADALEDGLMFDGSSIRGFKAIHESDMKLVADVSTAYVDPFREAKTLIVVFSIVDPITDEAYSRDPRQVAAKAEAYLREMGLADTCYIGAEAEFFIFDEIRFNTEPDETFYSIKSSEGAWQIGKEEEGGNLGNKLPVKGGYFPVAPADQFDELRNKMSNNLRGAGLKIERAHHEVASAGQQEINYRFASLTTAADNLLKFKYIIKNTALADHKTATFMPKPIFGDNGSGMHTNISLWKDGKNLFFDEKGYGGLSEQARWFIGGLLKHAPALVTFTNPTVNSYRRLVPGFEAPVTLVYSARNRSAAVRIPLTGDSPSAKRIEFRVPDAAANPYLAFSACLMAGIDGILNKIEPPAPVEKDLFDLDEDELEGLNFVPASLARALDALRADHDFLTAGGVFPKDLLDTWIEYKYENEVQQMRAFPHPLEFQLYYGV